The Bos indicus x Bos taurus breed Angus x Brahman F1 hybrid chromosome 3, Bos_hybrid_MaternalHap_v2.0, whole genome shotgun sequence genome includes a window with the following:
- the LOC113890357 gene encoding uncharacterized protein LOC113890357, which translates to MTTATPKARLTMSLLCTQVRSAAESRAQTAGPRAILPSPAPARSGAAPRRPGTTGSGGGEERVAATVTPETTRPDARRTGPYRSGKGGRGEAAPGTTRAGRWGRRLRRGRQPRGTPAGAHDAVGRLGAAIVGTQPRAERAAATLGRRDHQSGSPPQRPRRGSGIHGQSARGSRAGHRDDQCGAALRAVGGRTPEGPAITGAPSSAARPSRDPLSPPPRPARTRAAGRAGSRSCRPGLLDTPAGQACWTDARPCCLRADAPSRFPGARLPTGGILHSQLHTLGGARSGCRFLTAAGLTVRRDNPSRACSRS; encoded by the exons ATGACAACCGCTACCC CGAAGGCCCGCCTGACCATGTCCCTCCTCTGCACCCAGGTGCGCAGCGCTGCGGAGTCTCGCGCGCAG ACCGCTGGGCCGCGCGCGATCCTTCCTTCCCCAGCACCAGCGCGCTCAGGCGCTGCGCCCCGGCGACCCGGAACCACGGGtagcgggggaggggaggaaagggtggcGGCGACCGTTACTCCGGAGACTACCCGCCCCGACGCGCGCAGGACCGGTCCTTACCGCAGCGGGAAAGGAGGCAGGGGGGAGGCGGCGCCAGGGACGACGCGGGCGGGAAGGTGGGGGCGACGGCTTAGGCGGGGGCGGCAGCCGCGGGGGACCCCGGCGGGCGCCCACGACGCGGTGGGTCGCCTGGGCGCCGCCATAGTGGGGACGCAGCCGCGGGCGGAGCGCGCGGCCGCGACCCTGGGACGGCGGGACCACCAATCCGGCTCTCCGCCTCAGCGCCCTCGCCGGGGGTCGGGCATTCATGGCCAATCGGCGCGCGGGAGCCGGGCGGGGCACCGGGATGACCAATGCGGGGCTGCGCTGCGAGCAGTGGGCGGGCGCACCCCAGAGGGGCCCGCTATCACCGGAGCCCCGAGTTCTGCAGCCCGCCCATCCCGCGACCCTCTCtcccctccgccccgccccgcgcggaCCAGGGCTGCTGGCAGGGCGGGGAGTCGGTCCTGCCGGCCAGGCCTGCTGGACACTCCTGCCGGCCAGGCCTGCTGGACCGACGCCCGGCCCTGTTGCCTCCGCGCCGACGCGCCCTCCCGGTTCCCCGGAGCCCGACTGCCGACTGGAGGAATCCTCCACTCGCAGCTTCACACTCTGGGGGGTGCGCGTTCGGGATGTAGGTTTCTGACGGCCGCAGGGCTCACGGTCCGCCGAGATAATCCCTCCAGAGCCTGTTCTCGGTCGTGA